The Misgurnus anguillicaudatus chromosome 21, ASM2758022v2, whole genome shotgun sequence genome includes a window with the following:
- the cd82a gene encoding CD82 molecule a — protein sequence MGKGCITATKYFLFLFNLIFFILGSTIMGFGLWILLDNQSFIAVLQDSSIALKVGSYILIGVGSFSMILGFLGCLGAIYEIRCLLGLYFTCLLLILLAQVAAAVLIYFQRDLLRRETTGIVTKIVENYPGENKTTEQAWDYIQRTMHCCGWEGKANWESNHMIKNSSLILYPCSCHNTSIPPVNISQSGFCEASSADWPIYDKGCLGNVESWLFTNYGVILGICLGVAVIELLGMILSMGLCKIVHQEDYTKVPKY from the exons ATGGGTAAAGGATGCATCACCGCCACCAAGTACTTCCTCTTTCTCTTCAACTTAATCTTCTTT ATCCTTGGATCTACGATTATGGGATTTGGACTGTGGATCCTCCTAGACAATCAGAGCTTCATCGCAGTGTTGC AGGATTCATCCATTGCCCTGAAGGTGGGCTCCTATATTCTGATTGGTGTGGGCTCATTCTCCATGATTCTGGGATTTCTGGGCTGTCTGGGTGCCATCTATGAGATCCGCTGTTTGCTTGGATTG TACTTCACCTGTCTGCTGCTCATCCTTCTCGCTCAAGTGGCTGCTGCCGTTCTCATCTACTTCCAACGTGAT CTA TTGAGGAGAGAGACGACCGGAATCGTGACCAAAATTGTGGAAAACTACCCTGGAGAGAACAAAACCACCGAGCAGGCCTGGGACTACATCCAAAGAACA ATGCATTGCTGTGGCTGGGAAGGAAAAGCGAATTGGGAGTCAAATCATATGATAAAGAACAGTTCTCTAATTTTGTACCCATGCTCCTGCCATAATACTTCCATCCCACCTGTAAATATCTCACAAAGTGGCTTCTGTGAGGCTTCATCTGCAGACTGGCCCATCTATGACAAG ggCTGTCTGGGGAACGTGGAGAGCTGGCTCTTCACAAATTATGGAGTTATTCTTGGAATTTGCCTTGGCGTGGCTGTCATCGAG CTCCTTGGTATGATTCTGTCCATGGGCCTTTGCAAGATTGTACACCAGGAGGACTACACCAAAGTGCCGAAGTACTGA